In a single window of the Veillonella sp. genome:
- a CDS encoding LysM peptidoglycan-binding domain-containing protein, with product MKNILMMVGMCLTILFGYNMTNPVTATNTHAVREVKVQAGDTMWDIAARTAHKDMDVREMVYAMKELNNISDSGTLVPGTVLKVPAHKTDSPVRALDYVAQN from the coding sequence ATGAAAAATATATTGATGATGGTAGGAATGTGCTTAACAATCTTGTTCGGCTATAATATGACAAATCCTGTAACAGCTACAAATACACATGCAGTACGTGAAGTAAAGGTACAAGCAGGCGATACAATGTGGGATATTGCAGCTCGCACAGCTCATAAAGATATGGATGTTCGTGAAATGGTATATGCCATGAAAGAACTTAACAATATCAGTGATTCTGGTACACTGGTACCTGGTACAGTTTTAAAGGTACCAGCACATAAAACTGATAGTCCAGTTAGAGCTTTGGACTATGTGGCTCAAAACTAA
- a CDS encoding site-specific integrase, with product MSESKEQQKHFYLRNNDALMNSTKLSMKAKQSILLSKAENTVDAYESDWDDFVDWCTYQKVSYFPATPETIVNYINDLADYAKANTISRRISAISENYNASGHRDNPCMAPIVKQALRGIRRLKGTFQQGKTPVLLEDIEDILDCMTKLDVPELQLLRDKAILLIGFMGAFRRSEIAAITVEHLQFSPQGVEIFVPSSKADQEGQGAVVAIPHLSGSPLDAVRALQQWLRVSGITEGPVFRGFTKNMSLRKTAISDKMIAEIVKKYISLIGLDPAMYGAHSLRHGFATTAAAYGVEERNIMRQTRHHSVNMVRRYINEANKFVDNPISTIFEKRFR from the coding sequence ATGTCAGAGTCTAAGGAACAACAAAAACATTTCTATTTGCGTAATAACGATGCGCTTATGAATAGTACAAAGTTGTCTATGAAAGCCAAACAAAGTATATTGCTATCTAAGGCTGAAAATACTGTAGATGCTTATGAATCGGATTGGGACGATTTCGTAGATTGGTGTACCTATCAAAAGGTATCTTATTTTCCGGCTACACCAGAAACCATAGTAAACTATATTAATGATCTTGCTGATTATGCTAAGGCAAACACGATTTCTCGTCGTATTAGCGCTATATCAGAGAATTATAATGCGTCTGGCCATCGGGATAATCCATGTATGGCTCCCATCGTAAAACAAGCGTTACGGGGCATTAGACGTTTAAAAGGTACATTCCAACAAGGTAAGACACCAGTCCTATTAGAGGATATTGAAGATATTTTAGATTGTATGACCAAGCTAGATGTACCGGAATTACAACTATTACGTGATAAAGCTATTCTTTTAATCGGATTTATGGGTGCTTTTCGTCGTAGCGAAATTGCGGCTATTACAGTAGAACATCTTCAATTCTCTCCACAAGGTGTTGAAATCTTTGTACCATCATCTAAAGCCGACCAAGAAGGTCAAGGTGCTGTAGTGGCGATTCCGCATCTATCTGGTTCTCCGTTAGACGCAGTTCGTGCCTTACAGCAATGGTTACGTGTCTCTGGTATAACAGAAGGACCTGTATTTAGAGGCTTTACTAAAAATATGTCGTTACGTAAAACAGCTATATCCGATAAGATGATTGCCGAAATCGTAAAGAAATATATTTCTCTTATCGGTCTTGATCCTGCCATGTATGGAGCCCATAGCTTGCGTCATGGCTTTGCAACGACTGCTGCAGCCTATGGTGTGGAAGAACGTAATATTATGAGACAAACACGCCACCATAGCGTTAATATGGTTCGTCGTTATATTAATGAAGCGAACAAGTTTGTAGACAATCCTATTTCAACAATCTTTGAAAAACGATTTAGATAA
- a CDS encoding VanW family protein: MSKKYIILGTMLVLLSTSGCSYIPTENTSYGVFYNDTDLSNTPKGELQARIQELNSKIPQQTISIDMGNNKKQQATYHDLGIQVDTEAVVKAISTYGYEDDWWTLLSHRFNALYYGQHFKPQYKLDEVKSKTYLTELAKSIDTPGHDAYLTIENGQVVFHPAKEGKRIDIDATLQNLKDQLQSGESITSLSMVFTTKNTIKVTDSDLKPLNTVLASFSTDFDPNNESRTHNIQLASDKINGTLIKPGAVFSFNDVVGERTAEAGYDDAPVMIDGKLVPGIGGGICQVSSTIFNTALLSGMNIVERTPHFEPVGYIQAGRDATVAWGYLDFKFRNPYQQSIYILSVMNHGTLTIYIIGTAQDKPKNVSISVGDRSEIPNKTITRVDPSLKEKEVQEGHVGLTMNTYRTITYGNWVTQTDSFESVYDPVDTIITMPPESATKKTDKKKP; the protein is encoded by the coding sequence ATGAGTAAAAAATATATAATATTAGGGACTATGCTAGTCCTGCTGAGTACGAGCGGCTGCTCATACATCCCAACAGAAAATACATCGTATGGCGTATTTTACAATGATACAGATTTATCTAATACACCAAAGGGTGAATTACAAGCTCGAATACAAGAGCTAAATAGTAAAATACCACAACAGACTATATCCATTGATATGGGGAATAATAAAAAACAACAGGCTACGTATCATGATTTAGGTATTCAAGTAGATACAGAGGCTGTAGTAAAAGCTATTTCTACATATGGGTATGAAGATGATTGGTGGACATTACTTTCACATAGATTTAATGCCTTATATTATGGCCAACATTTTAAACCACAATATAAGCTAGACGAGGTAAAAAGTAAAACCTACCTTACAGAACTTGCCAAATCAATTGATACGCCAGGTCATGATGCATATCTAACTATTGAGAATGGTCAAGTTGTATTCCATCCTGCTAAAGAAGGTAAACGCATTGATATTGATGCAACCTTACAAAACCTTAAGGATCAATTACAATCTGGAGAAAGCATCACATCTTTATCTATGGTATTTACCACCAAAAATACTATTAAGGTTACTGATTCTGATTTAAAACCATTAAATACCGTTCTAGCATCCTTTAGTACAGATTTTGATCCAAATAATGAAAGCAGAACACATAATATTCAACTCGCATCTGATAAAATCAATGGTACATTGATTAAACCTGGTGCAGTATTCTCCTTTAACGATGTTGTAGGCGAGCGTACTGCTGAGGCTGGCTATGATGATGCACCGGTAATGATTGATGGCAAATTAGTTCCAGGTATTGGTGGTGGCATTTGCCAAGTTAGTTCTACCATCTTTAATACAGCCTTATTATCTGGCATGAATATTGTAGAACGTACACCTCACTTTGAACCTGTTGGATATATTCAAGCTGGTCGTGATGCTACAGTAGCATGGGGCTATTTGGACTTTAAGTTTAGAAATCCATACCAGCAATCCATTTATATTCTCAGTGTGATGAATCATGGTACACTAACCATCTATATTATAGGTACTGCTCAAGACAAGCCTAAAAATGTATCTATTTCAGTTGGTGATCGTAGTGAAATACCAAATAAGACAATTACACGCGTAGATCCATCTTTAAAAGAAAAAGAAGTACAAGAAGGGCATGTAGGGCTAACAATGAATACGTATAGAACCATTACATATGGTAACTGGGTAACCCAAACTGATTCCTTTGAATCTGTATATGACCCAGTAGATACGATTATAACAATGCCCCCAGAAAGTGCTACTAAAAAAACAGATAAAAAGAAACCATAA
- a CDS encoding phosphatase PAP2 family protein, whose product MDTILQFDHSLIFYVHDHLVYSFLTPIMAFISKITGSGALWIVIALLLMLQKKYRVLGIAIIIALGFVFIIGDQGLKPHVARLRPFVDFPNVTVPLESALPKANSYSFPSGHSFGSFASAMTIYLGLSQIAPQKRYLGIIALLGSLVVAFSRVYLFVHYPTDVLTGLVLGIIVGFIAWKLARIGWNWWTNRHNDVEYEPYTFKRK is encoded by the coding sequence ATGGACACAATCTTACAATTTGATCACTCCTTGATCTTCTATGTACATGACCATCTTGTATATAGTTTTTTAACACCAATTATGGCATTTATTTCAAAAATTACTGGCAGCGGTGCCTTATGGATTGTCATTGCCTTATTATTGATGTTACAGAAAAAATATCGTGTATTAGGCATTGCGATAATAATTGCATTAGGATTTGTATTTATCATCGGTGACCAAGGTTTAAAACCACATGTAGCTCGATTAAGACCATTTGTAGATTTTCCTAATGTAACAGTACCATTAGAGTCTGCATTACCAAAAGCAAATAGTTATTCATTCCCGTCAGGCCATAGTTTTGGTTCATTTGCATCTGCCATGACCATTTACCTAGGCTTGAGTCAAATAGCGCCTCAGAAGCGATATTTGGGAATTATAGCATTACTTGGGTCATTAGTAGTAGCATTTTCTAGAGTATATCTATTTGTACATTATCCAACAGATGTATTAACAGGCTTAGTATTGGGCATTATCGTAGGCTTCATTGCATGGAAGCTTGCAAGAATCGGTTGGAACTGGTGGACTAACCGTCATAATGATGTAGAATACGAACCATACACATTTAAACGTAAATAA